The following coding sequences are from one Hyalangium gracile window:
- a CDS encoding chemotaxis protein CheW gives MSQPVPEPLVQYLSFFIAGEEYALRILQVREIVEYEAVTRVPSAPEWIRGVTNLRGSVLPVVDLGMKLGFPPSVVHRRSCIVVVEVTFQGERLVMGVLVDAVGQVLELGSGDVEPPPAFGTPIHADYLVGLGRAGKKFILLLDIDRVLNAQEIRAASAVTTEPPPESPPPPEAPPAGAEAGEPQA, from the coding sequence ATGAGCCAGCCCGTGCCCGAGCCCCTCGTCCAATACCTGAGCTTCTTCATCGCCGGAGAGGAGTACGCCCTGCGCATCCTCCAGGTCCGGGAGATCGTCGAGTACGAAGCGGTGACGCGCGTGCCCAGCGCTCCCGAGTGGATCCGCGGCGTGACGAACCTGCGCGGCAGCGTGCTGCCGGTGGTCGATCTGGGCATGAAGCTCGGCTTCCCGCCGAGCGTGGTCCATCGCCGCAGCTGCATCGTCGTGGTGGAGGTGACGTTCCAGGGGGAGCGGCTGGTCATGGGCGTGCTCGTGGACGCCGTGGGGCAGGTGCTGGAGCTCGGCTCGGGAGACGTGGAGCCCCCACCCGCGTTCGGCACTCCCATCCACGCCGACTACCTGGTGGGCCTGGGACGAGCGGGCAAGAAGTTCATCCTGCTGCTCGACATCGATCGCGTCCTGAACGCCCAGGAGATCCGGGCCGCCAGCGCCGTGACCACCGAGCCGCCGCCCGAGTCACCTCCGCCGCCGGAGGCTCCTCCCGCGGGAGCCGAGGCGGGCGAGCCCCAGGCCTGA